A stretch of Cicer arietinum cultivar CDC Frontier isolate Library 1 chromosome 5, Cicar.CDCFrontier_v2.0, whole genome shotgun sequence DNA encodes these proteins:
- the LOC101513386 gene encoding uncharacterized protein isoform X2 yields MEKADKNAANREKLTILHTLGSKTLARKRDELELRDGRKYSRGEMYSICHKKSDGSFVNDEAKEQLQAEIGKTPSPNEAFVNVFGKEHPGYVRCMGLGITPSQITTSTSHSVRSMSSSEANEKMEKMQAEIDRLKKRDSEVDMLKEQIAFLMQMQNSRDKQAMDIESPIDGRRSSESSHQPDDRGTTSLGTN; encoded by the exons ATG GAGAAGGCTGATAAAAATGCTGCAAATAGAGAAAAGCTAACGATCCTTCATACATTAGGCTCTAAGACGCTTGCAAGGAAGAGGGATGAGTTG GAACTGAGAGATGGTCGAAAATACAGTAGGGGTGAAATGTATTCAATTTGTCATAAAAAGTCTGATGGATCATTTGTCAACGACGAAGCCAAG GAACAATTGCAAGCTGAAATTGGGAAGACTCCTTCTCCAAATGAAGCATTTGTTAATGTGTTTGGAAAAGAACATCCTGGATATGTTCGTTGTATGGGACTTGGAATAACACCATCACAAATTACTACATCTACTTCTCACTCTGTAAGATCGATGTCTTCCTCTGAAGCTAATGAAAAGATGGAGAAAATGCAAGCTGAAATTGATAGGCTTAAGAAAAGGGATTCTGAAGTTGATATGTTGAAGGAGCAAATTGCTTTCTTGATGCAAATGCAAAATTCTAGAGACAAAcag gcAATGGACATAGAATCGCCAATAGATGGTAGACGTTCATCTGAGTCCAGCCACCAACCTGATGATCGTGGAACAACTTCATTAGGGACTAATTAG
- the LOC101513386 gene encoding uncharacterized protein isoform X1, producing the protein MEKADKNAANREKLTILHTLGSKTLARKRDELELRDGRKYSRGEMYSICHKKSDGSFVNDEAKVKYEQLQAEIGKTPSPNEAFVNVFGKEHPGYVRCMGLGITPSQITTSTSHSVRSMSSSEANEKMEKMQAEIDRLKKRDSEVDMLKEQIAFLMQMQNSRDKQAMDIESPIDGRRSSESSHQPDDRGTTSLGTN; encoded by the exons ATG GAGAAGGCTGATAAAAATGCTGCAAATAGAGAAAAGCTAACGATCCTTCATACATTAGGCTCTAAGACGCTTGCAAGGAAGAGGGATGAGTTG GAACTGAGAGATGGTCGAAAATACAGTAGGGGTGAAATGTATTCAATTTGTCATAAAAAGTCTGATGGATCATTTGTCAACGACGAAGCCAAGGTAAAATAT GAACAATTGCAAGCTGAAATTGGGAAGACTCCTTCTCCAAATGAAGCATTTGTTAATGTGTTTGGAAAAGAACATCCTGGATATGTTCGTTGTATGGGACTTGGAATAACACCATCACAAATTACTACATCTACTTCTCACTCTGTAAGATCGATGTCTTCCTCTGAAGCTAATGAAAAGATGGAGAAAATGCAAGCTGAAATTGATAGGCTTAAGAAAAGGGATTCTGAAGTTGATATGTTGAAGGAGCAAATTGCTTTCTTGATGCAAATGCAAAATTCTAGAGACAAAcag gcAATGGACATAGAATCGCCAATAGATGGTAGACGTTCATCTGAGTCCAGCCACCAACCTGATGATCGTGGAACAACTTCATTAGGGACTAATTAG